In Nitrospira sp., the genomic stretch GGCTTGGCGGCCTTCTTCTTGCCCGACGACTTCTTGACGGCCTTCTTTGCCACGACCTTCTTCTTAGACTTCGCCATCAGATTTCCTCCTGATTCAAGTGCACAACGCATGGCGGATCGCATTGCGGCCTCCATCTAGCATGAACCCATAGCCTCTTGCAACCGGTAGAATGATCGACCGAAACCTGCGCAGTTTTGGCTAGGGATCGCCCCACTCCCTGGAGCACTCAACAGGACAAGCCCCCCCATCACCCGGCTGGATCCTCAACCCCGAATGCTCCCAGGACTAGCCCCGGAGGGACGGCCTCGTGGTAAACTGCACTTGCAACCCGTTACTGTTTCATGAATCGTTCGCCGCAATTCCGGCTCTGATTATGCACAACAGCCTAAAGAGGACTTCTCAGCCCATGACACGCTCTCTGACCATCGCCCTCGTGAGCCTCTTCATCACCAGTCTGGCCTGGCCGACGACAGCAATGCCCATTGCGACGCAAATCATGATCGAAGACGGATCCCCCTACTTTGCCCCGTCCAAAGCCATCGCCACCAGCGGGAGCCCGATCCTCTGGAACAACCCGACGCCGACCGATCATACCGTCACGCATAACGGCTGCGTTGAAGACGGCACCCCCTGCCTCTTTGACTCGGGCATCATTCCTCCCGGAGAGCAATTCAGCGTGTCAGGCCTCCCCCCCGGCCGCTATCCCTATCACTGCCGCATCCACCCCATCATGCGTGGCGTCCTGACCGTGACGGATGCGGCCACCATGCCGTCTCAGCTCTAATACGTCATTCATCGCTCGTATCTCACCTCTCGCAGAATACCCACGAGGAACGCTTCACGAATCACAACATTCCCGGCGCATTGGTCTTGCGAGTTCACTGTCAGCTCAGGTAGGCTGCGCCTTCCCACGGGGTAGGAACACAGGTCATGAAGCCCGTTGCCGCAGTCCAAGAACCGCTCCAGTTGACCGGCGAGACGCTGTCTCTCCTCGCCTGGCACATTCCTGATCTTGTCGCCTATCAACATCGCGAAGATGAATACTGGCTCGCGCCGCTCGATGATAATTTTCCGCTGATCCGGCTCAACCTGACCGGCATCGAGATGCTGAAATCGATGAACGGCCACATCACCGTCGGCGCGCTGCTTGAAAAATACGGGAACAAAGTCTGCGGACCGGACGGCCAGCCAGGCCAATGGCATTTAGAACGCTGGGCCACCCCGAACTACTCCCTCTGCTACTTCGGGACCGAACCGCCGGGCGGTCATCGACACCAAGCCAAGTGGGACATTCTGCTGCAACAGATCCGCGAAGGCTGGTCAGGGCAGGAAGGGTTCGAGGGCGAAGAACATCTGGAAGATTTTCACCACCATGAATTGACTGAAAGCGGCGAAGACGACGGCCACTTCGACCTGATAGAAACCACCGTCTCCCACCTCTTCCGTGAACCGAACGAGGCGCTGAACGGCCTGACCTATGGCCGGCTCCTCATGCGGCAGCTCCGTCAGCTAGGCTGGTTTAACCCCAAACCTAAAGTCATTGTAGAAGTCGGCGGAGGGCTCGGCTACGTGGCGCGTGAACTTGCCAAAGAGCTGCTGCCGTTCGAGAGGCAGAGCATCCGGTACATCTCCCTCGACATCACCAGTCCGTTCTTGAAGCTGCAGACCAAGCGGGCCAAAGAAGGTGGCTGGGGAGGCCTTGGAACCAGGGCCAATGCCGAAGCCCTCCCCTTCACGGATAACTCGGTCGATCTCGTCATCGATAACGAAAACATGGCTGACATGACGCCGGTCAAGCTGACGCGCCAGGAGTTGCTCAGCAATACAGGCGAGACTGAGCAGCATCAAGAAGCGCTGGATTGGATCAGACGCATCCGCCTTCCGATCGAGGCCAACCCGCCGGACGATGTCATCTTTAACCTGGGACCGATCCGCTTCGTTGCCGAATTGTGGCGGGTGCTGAAACCGGGTGGACATGCTTTCCTGACCGAATTCGGTGTGGAAGAAGGCTGGCCTGCCTCAGTGAAACTGCCGGGCCATACCGAATATGAAGTGCAATACAGCCACCTGCGGCAGGCCGTGCGCTGGCTGGGCTTTCAGGAACGCTACCTCTCGCTCCCGCAGTTCCTCGCCATGAAGCCGGATACGAAGGTCCTTTGCACCGGCGCAGCCTATACGATTCAGCGGTTCTGCCAGGCCATGAACAAGCCCTTCACCGTCCGCGCCTACACCGAGGGCGAACTGAAGCAGGCCCTCAACGACATGCTCCCCAAGATCCACGGCGCCCACTACCACGACGTGGTCGATCCCGCCTGGTTCGGCCTCATCGACTTCAAAGTGCTGCTATTGGAAAAACCGGGAGGCGCGCCGAAAGCCCAGTTCACGGAGACCAAAGGCTATCGGTGGTATTCGCAGAAATAAGACAGGACAGGTAAGGCGTGAAGCCCTGCGGGTTCTAAGCACCGGCGAACCAGCGCTCGGCAATACACGAATCTCCTACGCGACAGCTTTTGACCTCCGCACCTCTTTCATCACGCGGCTCCCAACTTGATCCTCGGCGACATCGAGATCGTAACGGCTCTGCAAGTGAAGCCAATACCGTGGACTCTGCCCAAGATAACGGCCAAGGCGTAACGCCAACTCTGCCGTCATAGGCCGCTGCCCCCGCACCACGTGGCTAATACGCATAGCAGGAACACCAAGCTCCTGTGCCAGTCGGTACTGCGATACCTCTAGCTCGTCGAGAATTTCCTTCAGATACGCACCCGGATGTATTGGTTCAATTCGAGACTTAGGCATACACCCTCCTCAATGGTAATCGACAATCTCAACACGCTCCGCATGGCCATCTCGCCAAAGAAAACAGATTCGCCACTGATCATTGATACGAATGCTATACGATCCCTTGCGATCCCCCTTCAGCACTTCAAGTCTATTTGAAGGAGGCAACCTGAGATCTTCCAGTCTGACAGCCGCATCAATCGCGTTGAGCTTCATGAATGCCCGCTGCTGAATCTCTCGCGGAAATCCTTTTACGAATTCGCGCTTAAAGATTCGCTCAGTTTCGGCATCGCGAAAGGATTTAATCACGACAAATAGTAAACATCCTGGTTATTATGAGTCAAGCGCACACGTCCAAGACATGGTCCCCCCCGCCTGGTTCGGCCTCATCGACTTCAAAGTGCTGCTATTGGAAAAACCGGGCGGCGCGCCGAAAGCCCAGTTCACCGAAACCAAGGGCTATCGGTGGTATTCGCAGAAATAGCAGATCGGGCTAGCGGGCAATGCCTAACTTGCCCTTCCATGTTTCGACATAGCCCCAATCGACGCCGAGTTCGTCTTGGCGAGTCCTGATTTTCTCCAGATCCGCCTGATCCTGGAGCCGCCCTGCGATCATTTTGAGCAGAATCAAATCCTCGATAGTGAGAATGGGTATCTGCAAAGAACCGAACTCGACCATGCGCCTACGTCCAAGCGCCGTCCGAAGATATTCGGAATCAGCTAACAGGATATCGACGACCACCTCCTGCCCACCAGAAATGCCTACCGTACGCCAGATAGAAATTCCATGGAATACCATCGGAGTGGGATGCACCACGAGGGAATCAAACTGAGGCGACAGCAGAGCGCGCAAACCCTCACGACTGGGCTGCTCGACAAGCAAGAGCAGATCAATATCCGTCGTCGCCCGTGGCTCGACGAGCGCGCTGTACGCCCAGCCTCCGGCCAAGGCATACAACAGCCCGCGTTTGTTAAAGTCGGTAATGAGGGTGGAGAGTGCCTGAACTAGGAAGGATTCCGCTGCCATGCCTGCTCTTTCGCGCGTCGAATATCGCGCATCACCTGTGTCATGGCATCGCCGGCTGACCGCTCCTGTTGCAAGACTGATCGACGGAGCGCTAAGCCAAGCTCGGTCAACTCAATCGTCTGGCGAAGATTAGCGGCAATCCGCGCATCGTCGTTTTCGAGAGGATATCGTTGCATGACCAGCACTCCCATTGCGCAGCTTCAAAGGAAGTGTACAAGACTCCTGAATCGAGGGCAACTTGGGTTGCGGTTCCATCCAAACGCTAGCCCGGCGGCGCCCCCAAAGCCCAGTTCACCGAGACCAAGGGCTCTCGGTGGCATTCGCAGTGGCAGACTCGGAAGACGTGAGAAATACGACTCGCTACGGCTCGCTTTCATCGTCAATCAGGACATCGTCCACGACATCTTCGACGACTGAATGCAGCTCGATACTGAACCATTGCTGAAACGTCTTGAAATCACGTTTCTGCGGCCAAGCCAAAGGATCGGTGTGCCAACCATCAAGTTCCCGCTCGAAGATCTCGCCATAGACAAGCTTCAGAATCTGCAGCCCCTCCTCATCGCTATCGAATTCAGGCACGAGATACACGGTCTGCTCGCCCGCCACGTCCGGAACCAAGCCGGAATCATCAAGCCCCGCAGCCCAATCAAGAAAGGGCTGCTTTGGGCGAATAATCAGTGCGGCGCGATTCAACATGATGCAGCCTCTTGCCCTCCTATAGCCAGGCAGTCATGACTCAAGAACCAGGACAAACGCTGTCATACTCAGAGCGTTCGTAAAGGAACCGCCGGCGTTGTCCTGCTAAGATAATAAAAATCCCATATTTTCCTATTCGAGGTGAGCAAGGCGACCAGCCAACCTACATCACCGCCACTTTGAGGAAGTCCCAATTGGGCTGGCCAAGTACAAAGTCAAGCAACGACCCCATCTCTTCGCCATATAACGTCTTGCCTCAGTTTCGCCCCTCTCACCCCAGACATAAGAGTCGTGCCCGGGTAATCCAACCGCGCCCCCTTGAACTCTGCAACTTCGTGACTAACTCTATAATCAGGATGTAGTAGGCTGCCCCTGCTCACTGAATATTCCCTGGTGATCCAGGCAAACATTTACGGGTCTGGCTATAGAGGGAGGTGCGAGTCGTGAACGCTCGTTTCAGCATATCAGCGGTTCTCTCTTTGACTATTGCACTGGTATTGATGTCCGCTGAAAGAACTCTGGCTTCCCCCACTCTTGTCGGCAACAGTACCGGGATCTATTCGCTACAGAAGGATGCCGCCTCTGACTCTGCCACAATGCCTGTCACGCCTTCTGCCAACTCACTATTCCGTGATGTGCCGTCGCTGAGCGGACACTACTCTGCCGGGGGGATGACATTGCTTCCCTATATCGGCGCGGGCTTTGGAGCGGGCTATAGCTCCGAACTCAACCGTGCGTTCGCCCCGAATCTAGAGCCTCAACAAAACCTGAATCTCGGCGGGCCGCTGGGGCAAAAGATGGTTCCGAATGAATTTCAAATGGGAATCCGAATCCCCTTCTAGGAACCTGAACCAGCAAACAGCTGGGCCTCAGATCTCTAGTGAGCTCGGCCTCTACTTCAGGACAGGCCAACCGTTCAACTTATTGCCACTTGAAAGATGAGGCAGGGCTCCGAAAACCAGCTTCTCGGGAACCAATGGCTATCGGTGGTATGTGCAGAAATAGGAATTACCGGCCTAAATCAATCCGGCAATTGCGGCACGGAATGCACGTAGGTCATCAAGCTTCGTGGTGATAACCTCGTATAGCTGGCCATAGTCAATCTTCCAATACACGTGCACCAGCAGATTTCTGAAACGCGCCATCTGTTGCAAGCGGCTGGAAAGATGCGCAGGGATCAGCCCGGCGCGTTCAAGCGTACTGAAGCACCCGGCATACTCCTCGGGAACCTGATGTAATTGTTTCGCCGACACGTGAAAGCAGAGTGCCAATGCAGCTTCAATAGCGATCAGCAATCGATAGCAGGCCACATCAAGGCCATCTTGATTGGAAAGAAATTGCTCACGGGACAGACGGCGAAATTCTTCGAGGCGGCTCAAGGACGAATCAATTTCCCCACAGCGCGCCCGGATAAGATCCGGATTGAGGCTCATGCTGCGAAGGCGTCCTTCGTGCCTTGATAGAGCAACGGAGCGAGATCGAGATAGCGCCTGGCGATATCTTCCAGCTTTGAGGTCAGGAGATCTTCATCATGACAAACAAGCAGACGCCCGCGGAGGACATGATAGACAAAGGATAGCGGCGCCTCATTCAGCACACGAACATCCACCGGTAATCCCGCCACAGCCGTGAGCCTGGCGGATAGGCCTGGCGCAACCGCCGAGCCCCTTTCAGCCTCGGATTCACGAAGATACAGCCCGACATCGACATCGTGCACGGTGTCAGAATCGAGCAGCGATCCATGGAGATAAGCGAACGCTACCGCCGACTCTTTCTCCAGCTCAGCCGTGAGACGGCAGACCAGCACTTCGCGGGCTTCCGGTTGAATCGTGTAGCGTGTGTGCTTCATTCAAGGAACCATACAGAGGTGTACTGACGAGACGTTGTGGGCATCTTACACCGCTATAAATCGGAGAACAAGAAACCCTCCTTCCCCTTAATCCAGGCAGTGCGCCGAAATCCCAGTTCACCGAGAACAAAGGCTATCGGTGGTATTCGCAGAAGTAGAGGGATTGAGGGTAGCCTGATTAGTTCCCCGTGCTCGCCACGCACGCACGGGAGGAATTATCAGACTCCGGAATTGCTCAACTCAAAAAGTAGAATGTCCCTGTTTTTCAGGCCCAAAAAGTAGAATGTCCCTGTTTTTCAGGCCCATCCCTTACTGAATCTAGGGCAACTTGGGTTGTGGTTCCATCGAAACGCCAGCCCGGCGGCGCGCCGAAAGCCCAGTTCACCGAGGCCAAAGGTTACCGGTGGTATTCGCAGAAATAGAGAGGTTGAGGGTCGCCTGATCGCTTCCCTGTGCTCGCCAACCGCGCACAGAAGAATTATCAAATTCCTATATCAAGGGCGGTGCTCGTTTGAAGCACGCACCAAAGAGCAAACT encodes the following:
- a CDS encoding class I SAM-dependent methyltransferase, whose amino-acid sequence is MKPVAAVQEPLQLTGETLSLLAWHIPDLVAYQHREDEYWLAPLDDNFPLIRLNLTGIEMLKSMNGHITVGALLEKYGNKVCGPDGQPGQWHLERWATPNYSLCYFGTEPPGGHRHQAKWDILLQQIREGWSGQEGFEGEEHLEDFHHHELTESGEDDGHFDLIETTVSHLFREPNEALNGLTYGRLLMRQLRQLGWFNPKPKVIVEVGGGLGYVARELAKELLPFERQSIRYISLDITSPFLKLQTKRAKEGGWGGLGTRANAEALPFTDNSVDLVIDNENMADMTPVKLTRQELLSNTGETEQHQEALDWIRRIRLPIEANPPDDVIFNLGPIRFVAELWRVLKPGGHAFLTEFGVEEGWPASVKLPGHTEYEVQYSHLRQAVRWLGFQERYLSLPQFLAMKPDTKVLCTGAAYTIQRFCQAMNKPFTVRAYTEGELKQALNDMLPKIHGAHYHDVVDPAWFGLIDFKVLLLEKPGGAPKAQFTETKGYRWYSQK
- a CDS encoding HigA family addiction module antitoxin; protein product: MPKSRIEPIHPGAYLKEILDELEVSQYRLAQELGVPAMRISHVVRGQRPMTAELALRLGRYLGQSPRYWLHLQSRYDLDVAEDQVGSRVMKEVRRSKAVA
- a CDS encoding type II toxin-antitoxin system RelE/ParE family toxin: MIKSFRDAETERIFKREFVKGFPREIQQRAFMKLNAIDAAVRLEDLRLPPSNRLEVLKGDRKGSYSIRINDQWRICFLWRDGHAERVEIVDYH
- a CDS encoding DUF86 domain-containing protein is translated as MSLNPDLIRARCGEIDSSLSRLEEFRRLSREQFLSNQDGLDVACYRLLIAIEAALALCFHVSAKQLHQVPEEYAGCFSTLERAGLIPAHLSSRLQQMARFRNLLVHVYWKIDYGQLYEVITTKLDDLRAFRAAIAGLI
- a CDS encoding nucleotidyltransferase domain-containing protein, which produces MKHTRYTIQPEAREVLVCRLTAELEKESAVAFAYLHGSLLDSDTVHDVDVGLYLRESEAERGSAVAPGLSARLTAVAGLPVDVRVLNEAPLSFVYHVLRGRLLVCHDEDLLTSKLEDIARRYLDLAPLLYQGTKDAFAA